The Oleispira antarctica RB-8 genome contains the following window.
AAATGTATTCATATTACGAGTTATCAAATAAATATTATGCAGAGTTAGTAAAGCAGCAGCCTAATGAAGTGAAATGGCAGTTAGCGATGGCATTAAATTTATCGAAGCTAGGTCTCGATCAAGAAACATATTCAATATATAAGAATCTGCTGAAATCTTCTTTATTAACGTACAAACAGCAGAAATGGATCGCGTCGCGTTTAGAGCGGATGACGCAGAATGAGGTTGTTATTAATGAACGATAAAGTGGAAGCAAAAAAGAAAGTTCGAGTCGGAGATCTATTAGTTGAAAAAGGGCTTATTACGGAAGCTCAATTAATGGGCGCTTTGGCGGAACAAAAGCGCACAGGAAAAAAAATTGGTAGGGTATTAACGGATCTTCATTTTGTTTCAGAAGAAAAACTGTTGTCGTGCCTGTCTGATTACTTTCATTATCCCTATATTGATTTGAATCTTTATCGAATTGAAGCGGATATCGTACGAATTTTGCCAGAGACCTATGCTCGGCGTTATCGCTGTATCGTATTGGCAGAACAACCTGATGGTGTGCTTATTGGTATGTCAGATCCGACGGATCTGATGGTGATTGATGATCTACAGCGTCAGTTAAAACGCCCAGTCCTTCCGGCTTTTATTTCTGAAGATAATCTATTAACAACGCTGGATAGTATTTATCGACGCCAGGATGAAATAGCATCTATTGCCGGTGAGCTTGAGGGTGAGCTCTCGGAAAGTGATTTTGATATCACAGAGCTGGCATCCAGTAGTGATAGTAGCGATGCTCCTGTTGTTCGGTTGCTACAAAGTATTTTTGAAGATGCAGTACAAGTAAAAGCCTCTGATATTCATATTGAACCAGAAGAATCTCAACTTAGAATTCGAATGAGGATTGATGGCGACTTGCAAGAGCAGGTAATGAAAGAGCGTAGAATCGCTTCTGCGCTTGTCTCACGTCTAAAGATTATGTCTGGATTAGACATCTCAGAAAAACGAATTCCTCAAGATGGTCGTTTTAATATTCGGGTGAAGAATAAGAGTATTGATGTTCGTTTATCGACCATGCCCGTTCAATTTGGCGAGTCGGTTGTGATGCGTCTCTTAGATCAAAGTGGTGGGATACTTGACCTTAATTCCTTAGGAATGCCAAAAGATATACAAGAGCGGTTCAAGTATCTCATCGAGCGGCCCCATGGAATGGTATTGGTTACAGGACCAACAGGGAGTGGTAAAACAACCACCCTCTATGGGGCTCTTACCATACTGAATACAAAAGAAAGAAAAATTATTACCGCAGAAGATCCTATTGAATATCGCCTGCCTCGCGTTAATCAGGTTCAAGTTAACCCTAAAGTAGGATTAGAATTTTCAACGGTATTACGTGCTGCGCTAAGACAAGATCCGGATGTGATTTTAGTGGGGGAAATGCGCGACCATGAAACGGCTGAAATTGGTTTAAGAGCCGCTATGACAGGCCACATGGTGCTATCAACATTGCACACGAATGATGCTGTTTCAACAGCAATGCGTTTGTTGGACATGGGAATCGATAATTATTTAGTCGCGTCTTCTCTTCGTGCTGTCATGGCGCAGCGTTTAGTTAAGCGCTTATGTGATCACTGCCAAGAAGATTATCAAGCAGACGATCAAGAACGTGCCTGGTTAATGTCTATGGCAGAGGACTCTTTGTTGGCGAGTTACAAGAAGGGGCGCGGTTGTCACCACTGCAATAATACTGGCTATAGCGGACGAATTGGTATTTATGAATTACTAGAAATGGACGAGAGCATGATAGCGGCGATGCGTCGAAACTCGGCAGATGAGTTCGCAGTAGCGGCGAATGCACACCCAAAATTCAGACCTTTAGCATTATGTGCCTTGGATTATGCTCGCCAAGGAATCACCTCTTTAGATGAGGTTTTTCGTGTCAGTGCCAGTTTAGGCGATGGAGGCTAGTATGCCTGATTTTGAATACACCGGTCGTGATAGTGCAGGGCAGCAGATCAGTGGTCAGCTCGAGGCGTCGAGTCAAGCGGCCGCGATGAGTCAGTTACAACTGAAGAAGATTATTCTTACGAGTCTTGCAGAAAAAACATTGGAATCAAAGGGTGTTGAGTTTTCTTTTACAATTAAAAGAAAAATTGCACTCGATGACCAGGTGCTGTTAACACGTCAGTTATATGCACTGACTAAAGCAGGTATTCCTATTATTCGTGCGCTTAATGGGCTCGCTGAATCAAGTGATAATGCTCGCTTATCTGAAGTACTTAATGCGATAGCAACATCTTTAATTTCTGGCACTGAATTAGCGACAGCATTTCGTCAATTTCCAAAAATATTCTCTCCTATTTTTATCAGTATGATTCATGTTGGGGAAAATACAGGGCGGCTAGATTTAGCCTTTCAAAAGTTGACGGCACACCTAGAGTTAGAAAGAGAAACGAAGAAGCGAATTAAATCCGCAACCCGTTATCCCATATTTGTAATATTGGCCATCACAATGGCTATGACGGTTATTAATGTCATGGTGATCCCAAGTTTTGCTAGTGTATTTGCAAAATTAGGTGCTGATTTACCCATCGCAACCCGCATATTAATGGCGAGTTCCGAATTCACGATTAATTATTGGTGGCTAATCCTATTAGTTTTAGGTAGTGGATCATTTGCCTGGGTTAGATTTGTCAAAACACCCGAGGGTTTATTATGGTGGGATACAAAAAAATTACGACTGCCTTTATTTGGCTCTTTATTTAAGCGAATTGCGCTGTCTCGGTTTTCTCGTTCTTTTGCAATGATGCTTACGTCAGGTGTTCCTATTTTAAAAGCCCTTTCTATCGTGGCAGAAAGTGTTGGCAATAGATCCATTGGTTTAGCAATTGAAGAAATGTATCGCGGTGTCGAACGAGGGGAGCGCTTAACCAGCACCGCGGCAGCAACAGGACTCTTTACTCCGCTTGTATTGCAGATGATGGCTGTAGGCGAAGAAACTGGCTCAGTCGATACTTTATTAAATGATGTCGCCGATTTTTATGAAGAAGAAATTGATTATGAATTGAAACAACTTGCGGATTCGATCGAACCTATTCTCTTAGTGTTCTTAGGAATATTGGTGCTCGTATTGGCCTTAGGTGTCTTCTTACCTATCTGGGATCTTAGTGGTGCCATGGGAGGAAAGTAATGACTGTCGGGACTTTTGTATCTATTCGTAACAGGGGTAGGAAAACAATAGGATCCTTGACTAGAATTAGGAATAAGAGGTTATTCAATGAAGTTGGTTTTAGTTTATTAGAGTTCACGATCGCTTTGATCATTGTTGCGGCTTTAGTATCAGTTTTGATACCTAAGTTGAATAACTTACAAGATGATGTTCATAAAGTGAATGTGCAGTTGACCGCGAGTTCATTGCAGGCCGCAGTGAATTCAACGCATAGTCTTTGGCAGTCACAGGGATCGAGTAATCAGGCTGTATTACTGAAAGGCTTTGGGTACGGAAATATACTGATGGGAAGTGAAGGCTGGCCTGTAGATGCTATCGATTTGAATCACCAAGATTTAAAGGAGGTAACTACGCGTTTTGTTTTAAATAGCTCAACCTGTAAACGGCTATGGAATGGCTTATTAAAAGATACGATACCTAAGGTTAAAGTGAGTACTGAGAGAGAAGGTAAAAGTACTGAAAGAAAGAAAGGTGAAGTCGATGATATTGATTTCACCTATCTGGCTGATTTTAAACAAGGGGTTTGTACTTTTCGTTATCTGTTAGTTAATAACGGTTCGCGAATTGAATATGATCTGGTAACAGGTCGAGTTATTACCTTATTTTTATAATTTTATTAAAGTGAAATTCAGGAGCGATCTATGAGAAATATCAACAAACAAGCAGGCTTTACCCTAATTGAATTAATTATGGTAATCGTGATTTTAGGAGTGCTTTCTGCCTTTGCTTTACCACGATTTGCAGATTTAGGTAGCGAAGCCAGAGCAGCAAGTATTAGTGGTTTAACGGGATCATTAAAAGCAGCATCAAATATTGCACATGCACAATCATTAGCAAAAGGTAGTGCGCATAATGCCGTTGCTGACTTAGAAGGAACTGATGTGACTATGATTGGCTTTTATCCTACAGCTGATGCTGATGGTATTGATGCCGCAGCTCAAGTTGATGTTACTAATGATTATACTGTTTCTAGTGCAGGTGGGAGTGCTTTAAGTGATGCAAGAACATATCAAATAGCCGGAGCGGCGACACCAGCTGCTTGTCAAGTGACTTACACTGCTGCTACAGCAATTACTGGTACAGCTTCTACAGTTGTTGCAATCATAACAGGCTGCTAACTAGGTTTTTGTAAGAGCTAGAGAATTACTGGCTCTTATAATTATTGTTTATGAAAAAATCTCAGCAAGGTTTTACGTTAATCGAATTAATTACTGTAATAATCTTGCTGGGTATACTCTCAGCTTTTGCTGTTAGTCGATTCCCATCTTCTCAAACTTACTCAACGACAATCATCAAAAACCAATTTCTAGCATCAGCACGCTTAGCTCAACAAACCTCTTTAGCACGATCATCAACAGCTTCTAATGTCACTTTAAACATTTCCACGAT
Protein-coding sequences here:
- the pulG gene encoding Type II secretory pathway, pseudopilin PulG is translated as MRNINKQAGFTLIELIMVIVILGVLSAFALPRFADLGSEARAASISGLTGSLKAASNIAHAQSLAKGSAHNAVADLEGTDVTMIGFYPTADADGIDAAAQVDVTNDYTVSSAGGSALSDARTYQIAGAATPAACQVTYTAATAITGTASTVVAIITGC
- the pulF gene encoding Type II secretory pathway, component PulF, coding for MPDFEYTGRDSAGQQISGQLEASSQAAAMSQLQLKKIILTSLAEKTLESKGVEFSFTIKRKIALDDQVLLTRQLYALTKAGIPIIRALNGLAESSDNARLSEVLNAIATSLISGTELATAFRQFPKIFSPIFISMIHVGENTGRLDLAFQKLTAHLELERETKKRIKSATRYPIFVILAITMAMTVINVMVIPSFASVFAKLGADLPIATRILMASSEFTINYWWLILLVLGSGSFAWVRFVKTPEGLLWWDTKKLRLPLFGSLFKRIALSRFSRSFAMMLTSGVPILKALSIVAESVGNRSIGLAIEEMYRGVERGERLTSTAAATGLFTPLVLQMMAVGEETGSVDTLLNDVADFYEEEIDYELKQLADSIEPILLVFLGILVLVLALGVFLPIWDLSGAMGGK
- a CDS encoding Type II secretion system protein E, with the protein product MNDKVEAKKKVRVGDLLVEKGLITEAQLMGALAEQKRTGKKIGRVLTDLHFVSEEKLLSCLSDYFHYPYIDLNLYRIEADIVRILPETYARRYRCIVLAEQPDGVLIGMSDPTDLMVIDDLQRQLKRPVLPAFISEDNLLTTLDSIYRRQDEIASIAGELEGELSESDFDITELASSSDSSDAPVVRLLQSIFEDAVQVKASDIHIEPEESQLRIRMRIDGDLQEQVMKERRIASALVSRLKIMSGLDISEKRIPQDGRFNIRVKNKSIDVRLSTMPVQFGESVVMRLLDQSGGILDLNSLGMPKDIQERFKYLIERPHGMVLVTGPTGSGKTTTLYGALTILNTKERKIITAEDPIEYRLPRVNQVQVNPKVGLEFSTVLRAALRQDPDVILVGEMRDHETAEIGLRAAMTGHMVLSTLHTNDAVSTAMRLLDMGIDNYLVASSLRAVMAQRLVKRLCDHCQEDYQADDQERAWLMSMAEDSLLASYKKGRGCHHCNNTGYSGRIGIYELLEMDESMIAAMRRNSADEFAVAANAHPKFRPLALCALDYARQGITSLDEVFRVSASLGDGG